atatatatatatatatattaatattaatatttaataataataaacatatattaatattttttcatatcttaataaatcattaattagttgaaatttattaaaaatatattgtattcaCTAAAATATACCACACTTACACATAGTTCTGATGATTTGTTTATTTGAGGTTATTATATCTTTATGCAGGTAATTATACCTGCATTAATTAAAACATAATTCTTTTGTcataaatagtatataacttattAAGGTTTGTTTTAGAGATTTTAGATATCACTtagtattataattatattattagaaTTACAACATtagcaaatatttttctcaatagtaacttaaatttttatatatgctATATGAATGACGTTTGGCAAGTTGTTTATCCTTAACTCTATCGTACTATACAAATCTTCATGCAAACCAATAATTACTATATACACACTTTCAAATGGAGGTTTCATGAAAAGATGGTCTTTAAGTTATGATTTATGTACAGACATATGTAGAATGTATATATACATCATCTGAAacaaatatttgaaagaaaataaaagcacGTCAgtgaaatgtacaaaatgtatTAGTGGTAAAAGTTAATTCtataatgaaaaatttaatagaaacaagAAATGGATAGATAAAAGAGTATAAATTTTCTTATTCATAATGCGTTCAATATTTTCTGTCATTTTTATATATCAAAACAATAAGTTTTGGCAAGTAAATTGACAGGTTACATGCTTAATTTGCAGTTTATATACTATTTTCACTAACTCATATGCAACATAATTTGTTGCTAATTTGAGAGAGTAATATTTcattcaaataaaaaatatcaataaaatgtTGCATGAAATATTAATGTCATTGTGGGGATGTTCAACCAATGCTTTGCAAATATTGGAATCAgatgtaattataatatttattgatatTGTAATTCAttttgaattatatttatagTTTATCTGTGTTTCTTAAATGTGCTGTTTTTAGACTGTAGatcttgaaaaatatttgcatcctGGTGAACGTGTATTACTTAAAGAAATATTGGATATAGTTGAACAATGCAATATTATTAGGAATTTCATTCAAGAATATACCACATCTGATGACTTAAATTCTACTCAAAGTATTACAAATTagcaattataaaatttatctcATTATATGTTAATATATAAATCATTAATTCTTAAACACAAATTGTAGATTTACAAGATGTTCCTCATGGTTTATACTTACAAGCTCTTTGTGAAGGAATAGATCAATCTTTGGAACCATTTCGTAAGGAGATTGTTGATTTAGAAGATGTAGTTCTTCATGATAGTTATACTCCATTGTCACTAATACTTTGTCGTatccaaaaatatatttgtctgTTTTCTGTTTTAAATTCTATCATAAGAGAGGTAAATAAAGGTTAttagtataaaataatataatataatatcaatataaaatgatatatagcacacttaaataaaaaattaattcttttaatttatttcagatTCGCACACAAAAAATTCATGGCTGTAAACTATTGCAATGTTTGCATCAAAATATGTATACTGGTATTCCTGATGTTAGGTCTGCAATAGAAAAGTAAGTATTAAATTACATTATTTTGTTTTCtactattttacatatttacttTTACCAATTACTTAATTTCATTTAGAATGTCTCACTGTGTGCATACAGTTTTTTATAAACATTTAACTAGCTGGCTTTTATATGGCCATATAGAAGATATGtacaatgaattttttattcaaaaaaTATCTGAGAGGGAAAGCAGTTTAATATTAGTAGACAATAAGgataattttgataaaataaatacaaaatttactGCAGATATGTGGAATTATGACGTTCAAATTGATCTACTTCCCTCTTACATAAGACCATCTTTAGCAACTAAAATCTTAACTATAGGGCAAACTATTATAATGTTTGGAAATGACCCAAGACAGAAAAaaggtaatttatatttaaaaaattttaaattgctTAAAACATGGAATGAAACCATTAACTTGTTTACCTATTAACAGATTTTGCTATAATTGATCAAGCTGAAACTTCTATATGGGGAGAAAAAGAATATGAATATTTTCTTAAACttcaaaatttacaaaaaaaacatatttttaatattgttgAATTTGAACGTACAATCGATGAATTGAAACAATGTATAACAGAACTTTTATGGCGAGTTGCTGTTGAAGAAGCACAACTTGTGCAACAACTTAAATTAGTAAAAGATTTCTTTCTTATGGGACGTGGAGATTTGTTTCTTGAGTTTATTAGACTTACGGctcatatattaaataaatctccAACACAGCATACCTCTAGGGATATTAATTTAGCTTTCCAAATGGCCTTAAGGAAAATGCATTTAAATGATGAAAATGCCATGGATAGTTTTAATTTTATAGTTCCAGTTCCACCAGATGAAAATGAAGATATTGAGGTAGAAGGTACAGAATTTACTGAAAAGGAACGTGAAGATCCTATtggtaaaatattttcttatttagtgatatattttttaagtgGACAAATCTTCCGATAATATAGTATTGATATTATTATAGAAAGACGTGGGTGGGGTATGATTACTTTAAAGTACAAAGTCATATGGccattacatttattatttaatccATCAGCTTTAAATGATTACAATACATTATTCAAATTTTTGCTAAGGGTTAAAAAAACACAAATTGACTTATGGAACCTTTGGAGTGAGCATATGTATTATAAAAACATGTaagatattattttaatattttatacataaacaatctgatttttattaaatattaatagtttTCATTATTACAGTGATATTGGTGTAATTCAgctaagaaataatttaattttcattattgATAATTTACAATATTACTTACAAGTTGATGTATTAGAAAGTCAATATACTATAAtggaaacaaatatgaaaaatacTCGAAATTTTGAAGATGTACAAAAAGCACACTGTATTTTCTTGGCTAATGTTATGTcacaaacatttttattagggAGTTCAACAGAAAGAAAAAATCCTGTACGttacattttaatttaaataattcttgAATTTTTATCTATCAAttcatttgaaaaatatttttgataggTCAACAAATTAATAAAACTCTTATTGCGACTTTGTGATGATTTTATCTTACAAGCATCTATGTGGGAAGTAGGTAATTTGCTTTTAACAGAACAAGAAGAGCTTAAAACATTATCTGATACTCTTGATAGTTTAATGGGTTGGTTAACCAAAACATTGAATAGAGTACGTGCACAACCAAGTGGAGAGCATTTAGCTCAATTATTATTGAGATTGGATTTCAATAGATGGTTCagtaaaaaaatgtaaagaagaTTTATTTGAGTATCAGTAAATAATGTAGAAACGTATGATGTATTTATGgtattttgttttaaaattattctttgCATAAATTTAtctattatgtatatattgaaCTTATCTTTTTTTTACTTAAAGTACTAGTACTTTTTTAACAGTGAAAAATACAATTATGCAAAACTTTAATTTTGAGCttaatttaatagaaatatattagaaaaaaaaataatatcttTAAATGAATGTAACACATAACAAGTATTGAAATAAATTTGTCATTCATTTGTTTATTGAGAAtaaattattacttattatgataattaaatatattaaaagtgAATAATTTAACTTAAACTTCAGCCAGACTATTGAGTACATTCAGTGATATCAATGGAaggataaataattataattctcatagaggaaattaaaaattttatatttttattatcatttacCATATTGTTAACTAAGTGTAGTCAACACATATACACATAGATGAAAATTCATCatgaaaaatatatacagaTATGCTTATGATAAGAATAACAATATTAATGATTTTATTTGAATTGAAGATATTCACATTTGTACATAGCCTACCTCTCATGTACCTAAGTCAGTTgtggatatatatataaatgtatttacaaatttaaatacttttctttgcaacttttataaataataccatatctgaaaaataattttattattgtataaattCTTATCATATTTCATACAAGTACATTATAaatgtatttcataaaaattaataactagaaaattatactataatatttcaatattgtgAATACTATAGCATAAATAGAGTTACGTTATGCACTAATACTTACTGAAAAATACAACTAAAACAAATGCGATCATCACCCACATCCAGCACCGCCAATATGATTGTGTTTGTTCTTGCAGTTTTAGTGATTCTGTTTTTAATTTACTTGTATTAACATCAGTTAATTTATCAGATTTTTCAAGTAAGCCAATATCTTTTTTTATAATGGCATTTGCTGCTAAAGCATGCTCTTTTATGCTACTAGTCATGGAAAGCATATTCTCAGCAATTTTTTCttgaatatttctattatattttaaaattgcaCCTAAATCATCATCATGCATGTTTGTACTAGTTAATCTTTGTCTTATACCATCTTCTAAGGTCCccagaaaaaaaagatgattattatatttgtaaattatCTTTTTTACAAATAATGATATTGACATACCTTTATCACTATGGAATAATTCAGCACGCAATTCTCTATTATATTTTGCTGAAGTTTTTTGATGTATCTGGGTTGTTATATTTGGACCTATTGAATCATTAAACGTTGTAGAACTTTTTGGTAACATTTGTACAGCTGCAACTCTATCTACTGGATTTGTAAGTTTAGTTGTATTTACTAATCCCTTCAGGAAATCTATTCGTTTAATATAACCCATCATGGTATCCTTAGATGGTTTACTGAAAaagtattaaattttaataattttataataatttcaagTACATTAAGTTGTCATGTTGCTGATATGGCGCATATTGCTTAAAATTGAAAtctttgttaataaatatatatttttattaaaaaataaaatagaattgtacCGTGGTAATGTTTGTAATTGTTTGATCATATCATCCAAAGCAAGGATGTACTGAAATGATTGATACATTTGTTTTGAATAAAttactttaattttaaataattaatcattttttgaattattttttaaccttttcaagcTTCCAATCTTTATGAGGATCATCTTTTGCCATGAATTCACATCTTGTTAAAAGTCGTCTGATATCAATTTCTTCTCTGGACATTTGATTCATTTCTGGTAATTAATAAAcagttataaaagaaatttataaataagtactatatataaatgtataacgTTTTTCCAAGTTAATCCTTTTTACTTTGAGATTAAAGATtacatatgtaaaatatatacagAAAACAGAAGTAACCACAAACTGATAACAAAAGCACCATACATTATGTATCTATGTCATTTGCACACTATTTTACACGTTTACAAAATCCTCCTAGAAACATCtatctaaattatttattaaattaaggTGTTATGCATTGAGAATAATGTTTAGTAGTTCGTAAATTTTTAATCGTcggtttttaaaaatattacggtACACCTGGCTACGCATATTATTTTGAAAGTAATTAGTACACTATTA
The Bombus affinis isolate iyBomAffi1 chromosome 17, iyBomAffi1.2, whole genome shotgun sequence genome window above contains:
- the LOC126926030 gene encoding gamma-tubulin complex component 4 — protein: MLHEILMSLWGCSTNALQILESDTVDLEKYLHPGERVLLKEILDIVEQCNIIRNFIQEYTTSDDLNSTQNLQDVPHGLYLQALCEGIDQSLEPFRKEIVDLEDVVLHDSYTPLSLILCRIQKYICLFSVLNSIIREIRTQKIHGCKLLQCLHQNMYTGIPDVRSAIEKMSHCVHTVFYKHLTSWLLYGHIEDMYNEFFIQKISERESSLILVDNKDNFDKINTKFTADMWNYDVQIDLLPSYIRPSLATKILTIGQTIIMFGNDPRQKKDFAIIDQAETSIWGEKEYEYFLKLQNLQKKHIFNIVEFERTIDELKQCITELLWRVAVEEAQLVQQLKLVKDFFLMGRGDLFLEFIRLTAHILNKSPTQHTSRDINLAFQMALRKMHLNDENAMDSFNFIVPVPPDENEDIEVEGTEFTEKEREDPIERRGWGMITLKYKVIWPLHLLFNPSALNDYNTLFKFLLRVKKTQIDLWNLWSEHMYYKNIDIGVIQLRNNLIFIIDNLQYYLQVDVLESQYTIMETNMKNTRNFEDVQKAHCIFLANVMSQTFLLGSSTERKNPVNKLIKLLLRLCDDFILQASMWEVGNLLLTEQEELKTLSDTLDSLMGWLTKTLNRVRAQPSGEHLAQLLLRLDFNRWFSKKM
- the LOC126926041 gene encoding vesicle transport protein USE1 isoform X4; the encoded protein is MPTSIAIYDYRISQKMNQMSREEIDIRRLLTRCEFMAKDDPHKDWKLEKYILALDDMIKQLQTLPRKPSKDTMMGYIKRIDFLKGLVNTTKLTNPVDRVAAVQMLPKSSTTFNDSIGPNITTQIHQKTSAKYNRELRAELFHSDKEDGIRQRLTSTNMHDDDLGAILKYNRNIQEKIAENMLSMTSSIKEHALAANAIIKKDIGLLEKSDKLTDVNTSKLKTESLKLQEQTQSYWRCWMWVMIAFVLVVFFNMVLFIKVAKKSI
- the LOC126926041 gene encoding vesicle transport protein USE1 isoform X3 produces the protein MNQMSREEIDIRRLLTRCEFMAKDDPHKDWKLEKYILALDDMIKQLQTLPRKPSKDTMMGYIKRIDFLKGLVNTTKLTNPVDRVAAVQMLPKSSTTFNDSIGPNITTQIHQKTSAKYNRELRAELFHSDKGMSISLFVKKIIYKYNNHLFFLGTLEDGIRQRLTSTNMHDDDLGAILKYNRNIQEKIAENMLSMTSSIKEHALAANAIIKKDIGLLEKSDKLTDVNTSKLKTESLKLQEQTQSYWRCWMWVMIAFVLVVFFNMVLFIKVAKKSI
- the LOC126926041 gene encoding vesicle transport protein USE1 isoform X1, whose translation is MPTSIAIYDYRISQKMNQMSREEIDIRRLLTRCEFMAKDDPHKDWKLEKYILALDDMIKQLQTLPRKPSKDTMMGYIKRIDFLKGLVNTTKLTNPVDRVAAVQMLPKSSTTFNDSIGPNITTQIHQKTSAKYNRELRAELFHSDKGMSISLFVKKIIYKYNNHLFFLGTLEDGIRQRLTSTNMHDDDLGAILKYNRNIQEKIAENMLSMTSSIKEHALAANAIIKKDIGLLEKSDKLTDVNTSKLKTESLKLQEQTQSYWRCWMWVMIAFVLVVFFNMVLFIKVAKKSI
- the LOC126926041 gene encoding vesicle transport protein USE1 isoform X2; translation: MKSVSCEMNQMSREEIDIRRLLTRCEFMAKDDPHKDWKLEKYILALDDMIKQLQTLPRKPSKDTMMGYIKRIDFLKGLVNTTKLTNPVDRVAAVQMLPKSSTTFNDSIGPNITTQIHQKTSAKYNRELRAELFHSDKGMSISLFVKKIIYKYNNHLFFLGTLEDGIRQRLTSTNMHDDDLGAILKYNRNIQEKIAENMLSMTSSIKEHALAANAIIKKDIGLLEKSDKLTDVNTSKLKTESLKLQEQTQSYWRCWMWVMIAFVLVVFFNMVLFIKVAKKSI